In Streptomyces dangxiongensis, one DNA window encodes the following:
- a CDS encoding pyridoxamine 5'-phosphate oxidase family protein — MSSYSVDPASPDEPYLAFWRERHLCTLTTLRPDGSPHVVPVGVTYDPGARLARVITNGSSAKAAHVLAAGADGARVAVCQVDGRRWATLEGRAHVRTEPERVGEAERRYAERYRRTPGPNPSRVVIEIEVERALGHG, encoded by the coding sequence ATGTCCTCGTACTCCGTAGACCCGGCTTCCCCCGACGAGCCGTACCTCGCCTTCTGGCGGGAGCGGCATCTGTGCACGCTGACGACCCTGCGACCGGACGGCAGTCCGCACGTCGTACCGGTCGGGGTGACGTACGACCCCGGGGCGCGGCTGGCCCGGGTCATCACGAACGGGTCCAGCGCGAAGGCGGCGCACGTGCTCGCCGCCGGGGCCGACGGGGCGCGGGTGGCGGTGTGCCAGGTGGACGGCCGGCGCTGGGCCACGCTGGAGGGGCGCGCGCACGTGCGGACCGAGCCGGAGCGGGTCGGGGAGGCGGAGCGGCGGTACGCCGAGCGCTACCGGCGGACGCCGGGCCCGAACCCGTCCCGGGTGGTCATCGAGATCGAGGTCGAGCGGGCGCTGGGGCACGGTTGA
- a CDS encoding Rieske (2Fe-2S) protein — MTTPPDDRSFRREMATAYRSGWHFIDLVTAIPHSGDSLMVPVFGEPVVVTRDEDGDVRAYRCLRKPRGAPQPVRCAIRYGMIFVNLDQRDHRLCEPPETDLRTISATPRSA; from the coding sequence GTGACGACCCCGCCAGACGACCGCTCCTTCCGTCGCGAGATGGCCACCGCCTACCGCTCCGGCTGGCACTTCATCGACCTGGTCACCGCCATCCCCCACAGCGGTGACTCCCTGATGGTGCCCGTGTTCGGCGAACCGGTCGTCGTCACGCGGGACGAGGACGGGGACGTGCGGGCGTACCGGTGTCTGCGCAAGCCGCGTGGTGCGCCGCAGCCGGTGCGATGCGCCATCCGATACGGAATGATCTTTGTGAACCTGGACCAGCGCGACCACCGGCTGTGCGAGCCGCCGGAGACCGACCTGAGGACCATCTCGGCCACCCCCCGCAGTGCCTGA
- a CDS encoding helix-turn-helix domain-containing protein translates to MFRTLGGGDLATNQTKAAHPHAVTEMCEQGARLYADALRAGRVARAEAESAPCLLEFALLHPDPDDPEWLRPVPAPVALAQRLSPLEREITERRRLSIQLADVFEPFMALSSHMTATTDSITVLEGGERINAALNLATAQCQAEVLTVQPSNRYSERSLLRGLERDRPLIERGVKIRTLYQHTARYNPEKLAYVAQLTNGKAEYRTIDELVERLIICDETVAFIPTRDDQQVALELRHPGLVRYLIKVFEFMWDRAVPLSAGAPYETAADGITNIQHSIAKLLVEGHVDEAIARRLGMNVRTCRAHIAKLAQALGSGSRAQLGYLIAQSGILDRDQ, encoded by the coding sequence ATGTTCAGGACCCTGGGGGGTGGAGATTTGGCAACGAATCAGACTAAAGCTGCACATCCCCATGCTGTGACGGAGATGTGCGAGCAAGGGGCCCGTCTCTACGCCGACGCGCTGCGTGCCGGACGCGTCGCCCGCGCCGAGGCGGAATCCGCCCCGTGCCTGCTGGAGTTCGCCCTTCTGCACCCCGATCCCGACGATCCGGAATGGCTCCGTCCGGTACCTGCGCCCGTGGCGCTGGCCCAGCGGCTCAGCCCCCTGGAGCGCGAGATCACCGAGCGCCGGCGGCTGTCGATCCAACTGGCCGACGTCTTCGAGCCGTTCATGGCTCTCAGCAGCCACATGACCGCGACCACCGATTCAATCACGGTGCTGGAGGGCGGGGAGCGCATCAACGCGGCGCTGAACCTGGCCACGGCCCAGTGCCAGGCCGAGGTGCTCACGGTCCAGCCGAGCAACCGCTACTCCGAGCGCAGCCTGCTGCGGGGGCTGGAACGCGACCGGCCGCTGATCGAACGTGGTGTGAAGATCCGGACGCTGTATCAGCACACCGCGCGGTACAACCCGGAGAAGCTGGCGTACGTGGCCCAGCTCACCAACGGCAAGGCGGAGTACCGCACCATCGACGAACTGGTGGAGCGCCTCATCATCTGCGACGAGACCGTCGCCTTCATCCCCACGCGGGACGACCAGCAGGTCGCCCTGGAGCTGCGCCACCCGGGTCTCGTCCGCTACCTGATCAAGGTGTTCGAGTTCATGTGGGACCGGGCGGTCCCGCTGAGCGCCGGCGCCCCCTACGAGACCGCCGCCGACGGCATCACCAACATCCAGCACTCCATCGCCAAGCTCCTGGTGGAGGGCCACGTGGACGAAGCCATCGCCCGCCGCCTCGGCATGAACGTGCGCACCTGCCGGGCCCACATCGCCAAACTGGCCCAGGCCCTCGGCAGCGGCAGCCGCGCCCAGCTCGGCTACCTCATCGCCCAGTCGGGCATCCTCGACCGGGACCAGTGA
- a CDS encoding helix-turn-helix transcriptional regulator, producing MAGHGTEEHPHGADRLCEAGDRVYSRAVRRGRVPRTDAGPVPCLLELALLHPDPDDMDWLVPTSPQEVMTRLLRGVHDEVSASQRRVGSAVAAFEWYAGLGRQPQPLTASAEGSAIRVLDGLSRIQAAMDEATEACTTEVLTVQPGGIRREAELTEGLHRALALRGRGVRMRDLYTHVARHGQGLLNYLELMGDTVEARTLDEVIDRLILFDRTVAFIPANTDRTMALELRHPALVEYLVTVFERLWRLAIPLTAPLPDTGIEGISHREQSIAALLAEGHQDAVIAERLGISVRTCRAHIARLSETLGAASRTQLGVRIAQAGLDGLRRPAPTTALTGSDRESPRAR from the coding sequence ATGGCCGGGCACGGGACGGAGGAACATCCTCACGGTGCCGACCGGCTGTGCGAGGCCGGGGATCGGGTGTATTCCCGGGCCGTACGCCGGGGACGGGTGCCCCGCACGGACGCCGGGCCGGTGCCCTGCCTGCTGGAACTGGCCCTGCTGCACCCGGACCCCGATGACATGGACTGGCTGGTGCCGACCTCCCCGCAGGAGGTCATGACCCGGCTGCTGCGCGGGGTCCACGACGAGGTCAGCGCGAGTCAGCGGCGGGTGGGCTCGGCGGTGGCCGCCTTCGAGTGGTACGCGGGCCTGGGCCGGCAGCCGCAGCCCCTGACGGCGTCCGCCGAGGGCAGCGCCATCCGGGTGCTGGACGGGCTCTCCCGCATCCAGGCCGCGATGGACGAGGCCACCGAGGCGTGCACCACCGAGGTGCTCACCGTGCAGCCGGGCGGCATCCGGCGCGAGGCCGAGCTGACCGAGGGACTGCACCGGGCGCTGGCCCTGCGCGGCCGGGGCGTGCGCATGCGGGACCTCTACACGCACGTGGCGCGGCACGGCCAGGGGCTGCTCAACTACCTGGAGCTGATGGGTGACACGGTCGAGGCCCGCACCCTGGACGAGGTCATCGACCGGCTGATCCTCTTCGACCGCACGGTGGCCTTCATCCCCGCCAACACCGACCGCACGATGGCCCTGGAGCTGCGTCACCCGGCCCTGGTCGAATATCTCGTGACCGTCTTCGAACGCCTGTGGCGGCTGGCGATCCCGCTCACGGCCCCGCTGCCCGACACGGGGATCGAGGGCATCTCGCACCGCGAGCAGTCCATCGCGGCGCTGCTCGCCGAGGGCCACCAGGATGCGGTGATCGCCGAGCGGCTCGGCATCAGCGTGCGCACCTGCCGGGCCCATATCGCCCGGCTGTCGGAGACGCTGGGCGCGGCGAGCCGTACCCAGCTCGGCGTGCGCATCGCCCAGGCGGGCCTGGACGGCCTCAGGCGCCCCGCCCCGACCACCGCCCTCACCGGTTCCGACCGGGAGTCCCCGAGGGCGCGCTGA
- a CDS encoding sugar ABC transporter substrate-binding protein translates to MRRIAISVAASTMTLSLAGCGVLNATGDGASASPTKGNDITVGLLLPETANTRYEKFDYPIIKDKVAELTKKQGKVEYANADASATRQAEQLQNMIDDKVDVILLDAVDAHVIAPGVKKAKDAGIPVIAYDRLAEGPIDAYVSFDNELVGEVQGRTLLEALGSGVDTSDKIVMMNGSSTDPNAKQFKEGALSELNGKVDIAASFDTVGWKPENAETNMAKAIAQIGKGNIAGVYSANDGMAGGVIKALKAAGVTALPPITGQDAELDGVQRVVSGEQYMSVYKSYPDEAAAAAQIAVTKIQGKDIQFDALTQDRVDSPTAKGIPSKLVQVSALTRKTVKGTVIEDGIYSVEDICTARYKAACAAIGLK, encoded by the coding sequence ATGCGCCGTATCGCCATATCCGTGGCCGCGTCCACGATGACCCTCTCGCTCGCCGGCTGTGGCGTGCTGAACGCGACGGGGGACGGAGCGAGCGCGAGCCCGACCAAGGGCAACGACATCACCGTGGGCCTGCTGCTTCCCGAGACGGCCAACACCCGCTACGAGAAGTTCGACTACCCCATCATCAAGGACAAGGTGGCCGAACTCACCAAGAAGCAGGGCAAGGTGGAGTACGCCAACGCCGACGCGAGCGCCACCCGCCAGGCCGAGCAGCTCCAGAACATGATCGACGACAAGGTCGACGTCATCCTGCTCGACGCCGTGGACGCGCACGTCATCGCCCCCGGGGTGAAGAAGGCCAAGGACGCGGGCATCCCGGTCATCGCCTACGACCGCCTCGCCGAGGGCCCGATCGACGCCTACGTCTCCTTCGACAACGAACTCGTCGGCGAGGTGCAGGGCCGCACCCTGCTGGAGGCGCTGGGTTCGGGCGTCGACACCTCCGACAAGATCGTCATGATGAACGGCTCGTCCACCGACCCGAACGCCAAGCAGTTCAAGGAGGGCGCGCTCTCCGAGCTGAACGGCAAGGTGGACATCGCGGCGAGCTTCGACACCGTGGGCTGGAAGCCGGAGAACGCCGAGACCAACATGGCCAAGGCGATCGCGCAGATCGGCAAGGGCAACATCGCCGGTGTCTACTCCGCCAACGACGGCATGGCGGGCGGTGTCATCAAGGCCCTGAAGGCGGCCGGCGTCACCGCGCTGCCCCCGATCACCGGCCAGGACGCGGAACTGGACGGCGTCCAGCGGGTCGTGAGCGGCGAGCAGTACATGAGCGTCTACAAGTCCTACCCGGACGAGGCCGCCGCCGCCGCGCAGATCGCCGTCACCAAGATCCAGGGCAAGGACATCCAGTTCGACGCCCTCACCCAGGACCGGGTCGACAGCCCCACCGCCAAGGGCATCCCGTCCAAGCTGGTCCAGGTGAGCGCGCTGACCAGGAAGACCGTCAAGGGCACCGTCATCGAGGACGGCATCTACAGCGTCGAGGACATCTGCACCGCCAGGTACAAGGCGGCCTGCGCGGCGATCGGCCTGAAGTAA
- a CDS encoding heat shock protein transcriptional repressor HspR gives MDGRRRNPYELTEETPVYVISVAAQLSGLHPQTLRQYDRLGLVSPDRTAGRGRRYSARDIELLRQVQQLSQDEGVNLAGIKRIIELENQVAALQSRVAELESALDGAATAMRQREAAVHASYRRDLVPYQEVQQTSALVVWRPKRQQQD, from the coding sequence ATGGACGGCCGTCGGCGCAACCCCTATGAACTGACCGAGGAGACCCCGGTCTACGTCATCTCGGTGGCGGCCCAGCTCTCCGGACTCCACCCGCAGACGCTGCGCCAGTACGACCGCCTGGGCCTCGTCTCGCCGGACCGCACCGCGGGCCGGGGCCGGCGCTACTCGGCCCGTGACATCGAACTGCTCCGCCAGGTGCAGCAGTTGTCGCAGGACGAAGGCGTCAACCTGGCCGGCATCAAGCGCATCATCGAACTGGAGAACCAGGTCGCCGCGCTCCAGTCCCGCGTCGCGGAGCTGGAGTCGGCCCTGGACGGCGCGGCGACGGCCATGCGGCAGCGCGAGGCCGCCGTGCACGCCTCCTACCGGCGCGACCTGGTGCCGTACCAGGAGGTCCAGCAGACCAGCGCGCTGGTGGTGTGGCGGCCCAAGCGGCAGCAGCAGGACTGA
- the dnaJ gene encoding molecular chaperone DnaJ translates to MSTKDFIEKDYYKVLGVPKDATEAEIKKAYRKLAREFHPDANKGNAKAEERFKEISEANDILGDAKKRKEYDEARALFGNGGFRPGPGAAGGSFNFDLGDLFGGGGGTTQAGGFGGGIGDVFGGLFNRGGTAGTRTQPRRGQDVESEVTLSFTEAIEGATVPLRMSSQAPCKACSGTGDKNGTPRVCPTCVGTGQVARGSGGGFSLTDPCPDCKGRGLIAEHPCMECKGSGRAKSSRTMQVRIPAGVTDGQRIRLRGKGAPGERGGPAGDLYVAVHVGEHPVFGRKGDNLTVTVPVTFAEAALGGEVRVPTLGGPPVTLKLPPGTPNGRTMRARGKGAVRKDGTRGDLLVTVEVSVPQDLSGKARDALEAYREATAGEDPRAELFEAAKGA, encoded by the coding sequence ATGAGTACCAAGGACTTCATCGAGAAGGACTACTACAAGGTCCTCGGCGTCCCCAAGGACGCCACCGAGGCCGAGATCAAGAAGGCGTACCGCAAGCTCGCCCGCGAGTTCCACCCGGACGCCAACAAGGGCAACGCCAAGGCGGAGGAGCGCTTCAAGGAGATCTCCGAGGCGAACGACATCCTCGGCGACGCCAAGAAGCGCAAGGAGTACGACGAGGCACGCGCCCTGTTCGGCAACGGCGGCTTCCGCCCCGGGCCGGGCGCGGCCGGCGGCTCCTTCAACTTCGACCTGGGCGACCTGTTCGGCGGCGGAGGGGGCACCACCCAGGCCGGCGGCTTCGGCGGCGGCATCGGTGATGTCTTCGGTGGCCTCTTCAACCGCGGCGGCACCGCGGGCACCCGTACCCAGCCCCGGCGCGGCCAGGACGTCGAGTCCGAGGTCACGCTGAGCTTCACGGAGGCCATCGAGGGCGCCACGGTGCCCCTCAGGATGTCCTCCCAGGCGCCCTGCAAGGCCTGTTCGGGCACCGGCGACAAGAACGGCACACCGCGCGTGTGCCCGACCTGCGTCGGCACCGGGCAGGTCGCCCGGGGCTCGGGCGGCGGCTTCTCGCTCACCGATCCCTGCCCCGACTGCAAGGGCCGCGGCCTGATCGCCGAGCACCCCTGCATGGAGTGCAAGGGCAGCGGGCGCGCCAAGTCCTCCCGCACGATGCAGGTCCGCATCCCGGCGGGCGTCACCGACGGGCAGCGCATCCGGCTGCGCGGCAAGGGCGCGCCCGGCGAGCGGGGCGGCCCGGCGGGCGACCTGTACGTGGCCGTGCACGTCGGCGAGCACCCGGTGTTCGGGCGCAAGGGCGACAACCTCACCGTCACCGTGCCGGTGACGTTCGCGGAGGCGGCCCTCGGCGGTGAGGTGCGGGTGCCGACCCTGGGCGGTCCGCCCGTCACCCTGAAGCTGCCCCCCGGCACCCCGAACGGTCGTACGATGCGGGCGCGGGGCAAGGGCGCGGTCCGCAAGGACGGCACCCGCGGCGACCTGTTGGTCACCGTCGAGGTGAGTGTCCCGCAGGACCTGTCGGGGAAGGCTCGTGACGCACTGGAGGCGTATCGCGAGGCGACCGCGGGCGAGGACCCGCGGGCGGAGCTGTTCGAGGCCGCGAAGGGAGCTTGA
- the grpE gene encoding nucleotide exchange factor GrpE, whose translation MTEETPGFEEKPDVPSGATPDDAEPKAAPDEGAAPAGDVSADAGLVAELDQVRTALGERTADLQRLQAEYQNYRRRVDRDRAAVKEIAIANLLTELLPVLDDIGRAREHGELVGGFKSVAESLETVAAKMGLQQFGKEGEPFDPTIHEALMHSYAPDVTETTCVAILQPGYRIGERTIRPARVAVAEPQPGAQTVKAEDAEETAAADDKESGGPDEG comes from the coding sequence GTGACGGAGGAGACCCCGGGTTTCGAGGAGAAGCCCGACGTCCCCTCCGGCGCCACCCCCGACGACGCCGAACCGAAGGCCGCTCCCGATGAGGGAGCGGCCCCGGCCGGGGACGTAAGTGCAGATGCAGGCCTGGTGGCCGAGCTGGACCAGGTGCGTACGGCGCTCGGCGAGCGCACGGCGGACCTCCAGCGCCTCCAGGCCGAGTACCAGAACTACCGCCGCCGCGTCGACCGGGACCGGGCCGCGGTCAAGGAGATCGCCATCGCGAACCTCCTGACCGAGCTCCTGCCCGTGCTCGACGACATCGGCCGCGCGCGGGAACACGGCGAACTGGTCGGCGGCTTCAAGTCGGTGGCCGAGTCGCTGGAGACCGTCGCGGCCAAGATGGGCCTCCAGCAGTTCGGCAAGGAGGGCGAGCCCTTCGACCCGACGATCCACGAGGCCCTGATGCACTCCTACGCGCCGGACGTCACCGAGACGACCTGCGTGGCGATCCTCCAGCCGGGGTACCGCATCGGCGAGCGCACCATCCGCCCCGCGCGGGTGGCCGTCGCCGAGCCGCAGCCCGGCGCGCAGACCGTCAAGGCGGAGGATGCCGAGGAGACCGCGGCGGCCGACGACAAGGAGAGCGGTGGCCCGGACGAGGGCTGA